A region from the Felis catus isolate Fca126 chromosome F1, F.catus_Fca126_mat1.0, whole genome shotgun sequence genome encodes:
- the METTL18 gene encoding histidine protein methyltransferase 1 homolog, producing the protein MTFQFNFTIENNLENELTPVGHGVLALDSSKESSVSESKKDRDKKCSTEQFDLPQDHVLEHKPVGNTAPSQDTENSLSAANSSSNLEPCEKHPCVRVAKEHAMPEDFKKVLENKVIERLPGLPHVNVSVVKTVLLRENCPGENIVSQSCSSHSDLITGVYEGGLKIWECTFDLLAYCKKAQVKFAGKKVLDLGCGAGLLGISAFKGGAKEIHFQDYNSTVIDEVTLPNVVANSTLEEEGNDVSEPDVKRCRKSKVAQELCKCRFFSGEWSEFCKLVLSSEEFFEKYDLILTSETIYNPDYYGSLHQTFLRLLHKNGRVLLASKAHYFGVGGGIHLFQKFVEERNVFETRTLEIIEEGLKRHLIEMTFK; encoded by the coding sequence ATGacttttcaatttaatttcacTATAGAAAACAATCTGGAAAATGAATTAACACCCGTTGGACATGGAGTTTTGGCCCTGGATTCCTCCAAAGAGTCTTCAGTCtcagaaagtaaaaaagatagGGACAAAAAATGTTCGACCGAACAGTTTGACTTGCCTCAGGATCATGTGTTGGAACATAAGCCAGTGGGAAATACAGCTCCCTCTCAAGACACAGAGAACTCACTCAGCGCAGCTAACAGTTCAAGTAACTTAGAGCCATGTGAAAAACATCCCTGCGTGAGAGTTGCCAAAGAGCATGCTATGCCCGAAGATTTCAAGAAAGTGTTAGAAAATAAAGTCATAGAAAGGTTACCAGGTCTCCCCCATGTTAACGTATCGGTAGTGAAAACCGTCTTGTTGAGAGAGAACTGCCCTGGAGAAAACATAGTTTCGCAAAGTTGTTCTTCTCACTCTGATCTGATTACAGGTGTTTATGAAGGAGGCTTAAAAATCTGGGAATGTACCTTTGACCTGCTGGCTTATTGCAAAAAGGCCCAAGTAAAATTTGCTGGGAAAAAAGTGTTGGATCTTGGCTGTGGAGCAGGGTTGCTGGGTATAAGTGCATTCAAGGGAGGGGCCAAAGAAATTCATTTTCAAGATTACAACAGTACGGTGATTGATGAAGTAACCTTACCTAATGTAGTGGCTAACTCTACtttggaagaagaaggaaatgatgTCAGCGAACCAGATGTGAAAAGATGCAGGAAATCCAAAGTAGCACAAGAATTATGCAAATGCCGGTTCTTTTCAGGGGAGTGGTCTGAGTTTTGTAAGCTTGTACTAAGTAGTGaagaattctttgaaaaatatgatcTCATTCTTACCTCAGAAACCATTTACAACCCAGATTACTATGGTTCTTTGCACCAGACATTCCTCAGATTATTACATAAAAACGGACGGGTGCTTTTGGCCAGCAAAGCACATTATTTTGGTGTAGGTGGAGGTATTCATCTCTTTCAGAAATTTGTAGAAGAAAGGAATGTATTTGAGACTAGAACACTCGAAATAATTGAAGAAGGACTAAAGAGACACCTAATTGAAATGACTTTTAAGTAA